A single region of the Prevotella sp. HUN102 genome encodes:
- a CDS encoding M13 family metallopeptidase, translated as MKIKSILPMMMIASAPLAGMAQNQPGVKAENLDKSVRAADDFYQFATGGWQKNNPLPGAFSRFGSFDQLQEDNNKRINTILNELLKKKTKEGTVEQKLGNFYKLAMDSVRRNKEGVAPVMPLLNEMEAAKTLNDLRAVQVKYALFGYGIPMSYGFDADEKNAKMNIFIVYQSGLTLGQKDYYLDNDKATRDIRNAYKQHIVNMFKLFGFSQEEAAKKRDAIIRFETALALVSKSRTELRNSEANYNKMTLADFKEKYPNIELEKFANAEGIKSEFIQEMVVGQPAFLAGLDKLTETETADELRARMEWNAICGAVNYLSDDVRAEYFDFFSKTMRGTKEDYPRWKIATSQVESQMGEALGKIYCERYFPASSKQRMEELIKNLQVSLAERINAQEWMSETTKKAGLDKLSTFYVKVGYPNKWKDLSNLNIDPAKSYYENVMNCRKFWSNVSVQERAGKPVDKDEWHMNPQTVNAYYNPTTNEICFPAGILQYPFFDPKADDAFNYGAIGVVIGHEMTHGFDDRGRNYDKDGNMKNWWTEEDAAKFKALTNPFADFFSNINVLPDLKGNGRLTLGENLADHGGLMVAFNALKNASKGKKAKNLLGFTPEQRFFLAYAGVWAANITEAEIRNRTKSDPHALGVWRVNGALPHIQAWYDAFGVKPSDKLFLPESQRLNLW; from the coding sequence ATGAAAATCAAATCTATCTTACCAATGATGATGATTGCTTCAGCTCCATTGGCTGGTATGGCACAGAACCAACCGGGCGTGAAGGCTGAGAATCTCGACAAGTCGGTGCGTGCAGCTGATGATTTCTATCAGTTTGCTACGGGCGGTTGGCAGAAGAACAATCCTCTGCCGGGTGCATTCTCTCGCTTTGGGTCGTTCGACCAGTTGCAAGAGGACAACAACAAGCGTATCAATACGATTCTAAATGAATTGTTGAAAAAGAAAACCAAGGAAGGAACTGTTGAGCAGAAACTGGGCAACTTCTACAAGTTGGCAATGGATTCAGTACGTCGCAACAAAGAAGGCGTGGCACCGGTAATGCCTTTGCTCAACGAGATGGAGGCTGCAAAGACCTTGAACGACCTTCGTGCCGTGCAGGTTAAGTATGCCTTGTTCGGTTACGGCATTCCTATGAGCTATGGTTTCGATGCCGATGAAAAGAATGCAAAGATGAATATCTTCATTGTCTATCAGAGTGGTCTGACGCTCGGACAGAAGGATTACTATCTGGATAACGATAAGGCTACGAGGGATATTCGCAATGCTTACAAGCAGCATATCGTGAATATGTTCAAACTCTTCGGTTTCTCTCAGGAAGAAGCAGCGAAGAAACGCGACGCCATCATTCGCTTTGAAACTGCTTTGGCTCTCGTATCGAAGAGCCGTACGGAGCTTCGCAACTCAGAGGCAAACTACAATAAGATGACTTTGGCCGACTTCAAGGAGAAATATCCGAACATCGAATTGGAGAAATTTGCCAATGCGGAAGGTATCAAGAGCGAATTTATTCAGGAAATGGTCGTAGGTCAGCCGGCATTCTTGGCAGGTCTTGACAAACTTACCGAGACGGAAACTGCCGATGAACTCCGTGCCCGTATGGAATGGAATGCCATCTGTGGTGCAGTAAACTATCTTAGCGATGATGTCCGTGCCGAATACTTCGATTTCTTCAGCAAGACTATGCGTGGAACGAAGGAAGACTATCCACGTTGGAAAATTGCAACATCACAGGTTGAGAGCCAGATGGGCGAAGCATTGGGCAAGATTTACTGCGAACGCTACTTCCCTGCAAGCAGCAAACAGCGTATGGAGGAACTTATCAAGAATCTTCAGGTGAGCCTTGCTGAGCGCATCAATGCACAGGAATGGATGAGCGAGACTACCAAGAAAGCTGGTCTTGACAAACTTTCTACCTTCTATGTTAAGGTTGGTTATCCGAACAAGTGGAAGGATTTGAGCAATCTCAACATTGATCCAGCAAAGTCATATTATGAAAATGTGATGAACTGCCGTAAGTTCTGGAGCAACGTCAGCGTTCAGGAACGTGCCGGTAAGCCGGTAGACAAGGACGAATGGCATATGAATCCACAGACCGTGAATGCTTACTATAATCCTACTACCAACGAGATATGCTTCCCGGCAGGTATTCTTCAGTATCCATTCTTCGATCCGAAGGCCGACGACGCATTTAACTACGGTGCCATCGGTGTTGTTATCGGGCACGAAATGACGCACGGGTTCGATGACCGCGGCCGAAACTATGACAAGGATGGTAATATGAAGAACTGGTGGACTGAGGAAGATGCAGCCAAGTTCAAGGCACTGACAAACCCATTTGCCGATTTCTTCAGCAACATTAACGTCTTGCCTGACCTGAAGGGTAACGGTCGTCTCACACTGGGAGAGAATCTTGCAGACCACGGAGGTCTGATGGTTGCATTCAATGCCTTGAAGAATGCAAGCAAGGGTAAGAAGGCTAAGAACTTGCTTGGCTTCACTCCCGAGCAGCGTTTCTTCCTTGCCTATGCAGGTGTATGGGCGGCAAACATCACGGAAGCCGAAATTCGCAACCGTACAAAGAGCGATCCTCACGCATTGGGCGTATGGCGTGTGAACGGTGCTTTGCCACATATTCAGGCTTGGTACGACGCATTCGGCGTAAAACCGTCCGACAAGCTCTTCTTGCCTGAATCACAGCGTTTGAATCTCTGGTAA
- a CDS encoding ABC-F family ATP-binding cassette domain-containing protein, producing MIAVEGLKVEFGVKPLFQDVSFVVNDRDRIALVGKNGAGKSTMLKILCGMQTPTGGVVAVPNDTTLGYLPQVMKLSDDTTVKEETRKAFSGNTEMEARLEKMQQEMAERTDYESESYARLVEKFTQEHERYMMLGGENYEAEIERTLTGLGFLRSDFDRPTKEFSGGWRMRIELAKILLRRPDVLLLDEPTNHLDIESIQWLEQFLAQSAKAVVLVSHDRAFINNVTNRTLEITCGRVEDYKVKYDEYLVLRKERREQQLRAYENQQKEIADIRAFIERFRYQASKAVQVQQRVKQLEKIVLIEVDEVDNSAMRLKFPPCLRSGDYPVITEDLRKDYDAHTVFANVDLTIKRGEKVAFVGKNGEGKSTLVKCIMGEISYDGNLKVGHNIQIGYFAQNQAQLLDEELTIFQTIDEVAKGDMRLRINDLLGAFMFGGETSEKKVKVLSGGERSRLAMIKLLLEPVNLLILDEPTNHLDMASKEVLKEAIRAFDGTAIIVSHDREFLDGLVSKVYEFGGGKVREHLGGIYDYLRAHNLDKDTLSLTLPSRGETAKSDNASTVKSGKEGTPARKEDSVGALSYAERKEQQKKIKKAQRAVEESEKKIAQMEERKSELDNLLMNPENASDMKLVTEYTELQKGLDEENERWMELSEELEALL from the coding sequence ATGATAGCAGTAGAAGGATTGAAAGTGGAGTTCGGCGTGAAGCCGTTGTTTCAGGACGTGTCATTTGTTGTGAACGACCGGGACAGGATAGCCCTCGTGGGCAAGAACGGTGCAGGAAAATCCACAATGCTAAAGATACTCTGCGGAATGCAGACGCCTACGGGGGGAGTGGTGGCCGTACCGAACGACACCACGCTCGGATATTTGCCGCAGGTAATGAAGCTCTCGGATGACACCACCGTGAAGGAAGAAACCAGAAAGGCTTTCTCGGGTAATACGGAAATGGAGGCTCGGCTGGAGAAAATGCAACAGGAAATGGCTGAGAGGACTGACTATGAGAGTGAAAGCTATGCACGGCTCGTGGAGAAGTTCACGCAAGAGCACGAACGATATATGATGCTCGGAGGCGAGAACTACGAGGCGGAGATTGAGCGCACGCTCACGGGACTCGGCTTTCTGCGCTCCGACTTTGACAGACCCACGAAGGAGTTTTCCGGTGGTTGGCGTATGCGTATCGAACTGGCGAAGATTCTGCTGCGCCGTCCTGACGTTCTTCTGCTCGATGAGCCTACCAACCACTTGGACATTGAGTCCATACAGTGGTTGGAACAGTTTTTGGCGCAGAGTGCAAAGGCTGTTGTGCTCGTTTCGCACGACCGTGCTTTCATCAATAACGTAACGAACCGTACACTCGAGATAACCTGTGGACGGGTGGAAGACTATAAGGTAAAATACGACGAGTATCTCGTATTGCGCAAGGAACGCCGTGAGCAGCAGCTCCGTGCGTATGAGAATCAGCAGAAGGAGATTGCAGATATCAGAGCATTCATTGAGAGGTTCCGCTATCAGGCCTCAAAAGCCGTGCAGGTGCAGCAGCGTGTGAAGCAACTGGAGAAGATAGTGCTCATAGAGGTCGATGAGGTGGATAACTCTGCAATGCGACTGAAGTTTCCTCCCTGCCTTCGTTCGGGCGATTATCCTGTGATTACGGAGGATTTGAGAAAGGATTACGATGCGCACACGGTGTTTGCCAACGTGGACCTTACCATAAAACGAGGCGAGAAAGTGGCGTTCGTGGGCAAGAACGGCGAGGGCAAGTCCACGCTCGTGAAGTGTATTATGGGCGAGATATCTTACGACGGCAACCTGAAGGTAGGGCATAATATTCAGATTGGCTATTTTGCACAGAATCAGGCACAGTTGCTCGACGAGGAACTGACCATCTTCCAAACCATAGACGAGGTGGCAAAGGGCGATATGCGATTGCGAATCAACGATCTGCTCGGCGCATTTATGTTCGGAGGAGAAACGTCGGAGAAGAAAGTGAAAGTGCTGTCGGGCGGCGAACGCTCACGCCTTGCAATGATAAAACTCCTGCTCGAGCCTGTGAATCTGCTGATACTCGACGAGCCGACGAACCACTTGGATATGGCTTCTAAGGAAGTGCTGAAAGAAGCTATCAGGGCATTCGACGGCACGGCCATCATCGTTTCTCACGACCGTGAGTTCCTCGACGGACTGGTAAGCAAGGTTTATGAGTTCGGAGGAGGAAAGGTGCGTGAGCATTTAGGTGGTATCTACGATTATCTGAGGGCGCATAATCTGGACAAGGACACACTCTCGCTGACGCTCCCGAGCAGGGGAGAAACTGCAAAGAGCGACAATGCCTCAACTGTAAAGAGCGGCAAGGAGGGAACGCCTGCACGGAAAGAAGATTCTGTCGGTGCGCTGTCCTACGCCGAGCGCAAGGAACAGCAGAAGAAGATAAAGAAAGCGCAGCGTGCCGTTGAGGAATCGGAGAAGAAAATAGCCCAGATGGAAGAGCGTAAGAGCGAACTCGACAATCTCCTGATGAATCCGGAGAATGCAAGCGATATGAAACTCGTAACCGAATACACCGAGTTGCAGAAAGGATTGGATGAAGAGAATGAACGATGGATGGAACTGTCCGAAGAACTGGAAGCTCTGTTGTAA
- a CDS encoding DUF6078 family protein, producing the protein MELKYEDLPIGWEICFLEECRQKDKCLRYKAATILPDNCYSANAVTPKVLKTKKCPCFKSIEIVRVAMGFSTIYREVKARHAPELRAYISQYLGGNGSYYRYLHGERMLMPEQQSWIRNLFKEYGYDENIEFDGYKDAYRFYDD; encoded by the coding sequence ATGGAATTAAAATACGAAGATCTGCCAATCGGATGGGAAATATGCTTCCTCGAGGAATGCAGACAAAAGGACAAATGCCTGCGATACAAGGCTGCAACCATCCTGCCCGACAACTGCTATTCGGCAAATGCCGTAACACCGAAAGTGCTGAAAACCAAGAAATGCCCTTGCTTCAAGAGCATAGAAATCGTACGCGTTGCAATGGGTTTCTCTACGATCTATCGCGAGGTCAAGGCACGGCACGCCCCCGAACTGCGTGCCTATATTTCGCAATATCTCGGAGGAAACGGGTCGTACTACCGCTATCTGCACGGCGAAAGAATGCTTATGCCCGAGCAGCAGTCGTGGATAAGGAACCTGTTCAAGGAATACGGATACGATGAAAATATTGAGTTTGACGGCTATAAAGACGCTTATCGGTTCTATGATGACTGA
- a CDS encoding Tex family protein: MNKYTQHISHTLNLSEKSVDATLNLLDEGCTIPFIARYRKERTGNLDEVQITRISEMNNRLKELDKRKETILKTIGEQDKLTPELEKRIAACWDSTELEDIYLPYKPKRRTRAQIAREQGLEPLASLILLQRERSPKEVAKRFVKNDIKDETEALQGAQDIIAELVSEDQQVRNIVRGYYRREAVITSKVVKKKQDEEDAQKFSDYFDFSEPLKRCNSHRLLAMRRGESAGFLRVGISIDGEKCTERIKRQYIHGNGPCQSLIAEAIQDSFKRLIDPSIENEFATLSKEKADEEAIKVFAENLRQLLLSAPLGQKRVLALDPGFANGCKTACLDEQGNLLHHEIIYPHPPKRLYAQATIALQRMIRQYKIEAIAIGNGTASRETKEFVEEAIKLKASPSPSKGGDVIPANNNSISSQTHPTTSSEHPTRTSPPLEGLGEAFGLASAKIFTVSEDGASIYSASPTAREEFPDEDVTTRGAISIGRRLMDPLAELVKIDPKSIGVGQYQHDVDQSQLKHSLDQTVESCVNQVGVNLNTASKHLLMYVSGLGSALAQNIIDYRRENGPFTSRSQLKKVPRLGASAYQQCAGFLRIPNAKNPLDNSAVHPESYHIVEQMAKDKNCTVKELMQSPSLQKEINIADYATAETGLPTLTDIMKELEKPGLDPRGEVEVFEFDKSVHSIDDLVEGMELPGIITNITNFGAFVDIGVHQDGLVHISQLADKFVSDPAQVVHLHQHVRVRVTQIDYRRNRIGLSMKQVKQ; the protein is encoded by the coding sequence ATGAACAAATACACGCAACACATTTCGCATACGCTCAACCTTTCGGAGAAAAGCGTAGACGCAACGCTGAACCTTCTGGACGAAGGATGCACCATACCCTTCATTGCACGCTACCGAAAGGAACGGACGGGAAATCTTGATGAAGTGCAGATTACACGCATCAGCGAGATGAACAACCGACTGAAAGAGCTGGACAAGCGAAAGGAAACAATCCTGAAAACTATCGGCGAGCAGGATAAACTCACGCCCGAGCTTGAAAAGCGTATCGCAGCGTGCTGGGATTCCACAGAACTCGAGGATATTTATCTGCCCTACAAGCCAAAACGACGCACACGTGCGCAAATTGCCCGCGAACAGGGACTGGAGCCGTTGGCATCGCTCATTCTGCTTCAGCGGGAACGCAGTCCGAAAGAAGTTGCCAAACGTTTTGTAAAGAATGATATAAAGGACGAGACGGAGGCACTTCAAGGCGCACAGGACATCATTGCCGAACTCGTGAGCGAAGACCAACAGGTGCGCAACATCGTGCGGGGATACTATCGCCGTGAAGCCGTCATCACGTCAAAGGTTGTCAAAAAGAAACAAGACGAGGAGGATGCACAGAAGTTCTCCGACTATTTCGATTTCTCAGAACCCTTGAAGCGGTGCAACAGCCACCGTCTTCTGGCAATGCGCCGCGGCGAGAGCGCAGGATTTCTCCGTGTGGGTATTTCTATTGACGGAGAGAAGTGTACCGAGCGAATCAAACGACAGTACATTCACGGCAACGGTCCGTGCCAGTCGCTCATTGCCGAAGCCATTCAGGATTCCTTCAAACGGCTCATTGACCCAAGCATAGAAAACGAATTTGCCACCTTGAGCAAGGAAAAGGCAGACGAGGAAGCCATCAAGGTGTTTGCCGAAAACCTCCGACAGCTCCTCCTCTCTGCCCCACTCGGTCAGAAGCGTGTATTGGCTCTCGACCCCGGCTTTGCCAATGGCTGCAAGACGGCGTGCCTCGACGAGCAAGGCAATCTCCTCCATCACGAAATCATCTATCCCCACCCTCCCAAGCGGCTTTATGCCCAAGCCACCATCGCCCTCCAACGTATGATCAGGCAATACAAGATTGAGGCAATAGCCATCGGGAACGGCACGGCATCGAGGGAAACAAAGGAGTTTGTAGAGGAAGCAATAAAACTAAAAGCCTCCCCAAGCCCCTCCAAAGGAGGGGATGTTATCCCTGCAAACAATAACAGTATATCCTCTCAAACGCACCCAACCACAAGCAGCGAGCATCCAACAAGGACATCCCCTCCTTTGGAGGGGCTTGGGGAGGCTTTCGGACTTGCGTCGGCTAAGATTTTCACCGTCAGCGAAGACGGTGCTTCCATCTATTCAGCTTCGCCTACTGCCCGTGAAGAGTTTCCTGATGAAGACGTAACCACTCGTGGCGCAATATCCATCGGTCGCCGACTGATGGATCCGTTGGCAGAACTCGTGAAGATTGACCCGAAGAGTATCGGCGTGGGACAGTATCAGCACGACGTAGACCAGAGCCAACTGAAACATTCGCTCGACCAGACTGTGGAAAGCTGCGTGAATCAAGTGGGCGTAAATCTCAATACAGCATCCAAGCATCTGTTGATGTATGTCAGCGGTTTAGGGTCTGCATTGGCACAGAACATCATAGACTATCGGCGTGAGAATGGTCCTTTCACTTCACGTTCACAATTAAAGAAAGTTCCCCGACTGGGCGCATCGGCCTATCAGCAATGCGCCGGTTTCCTCCGTATTCCGAACGCCAAGAATCCTCTCGACAACTCGGCCGTGCATCCCGAAAGCTACCACATCGTGGAACAGATGGCAAAGGACAAGAACTGCACAGTAAAGGAACTGATGCAGTCGCCTTCGCTTCAGAAGGAAATCAACATAGCCGACTACGCAACAGCCGAGACCGGTCTACCGACACTAACCGATATAATGAAAGAACTGGAAAAGCCGGGACTCGACCCACGTGGCGAAGTCGAGGTTTTTGAGTTCGACAAGAGCGTACATTCCATTGACGACCTCGTTGAAGGAATGGAACTGCCCGGCATCATCACGAACATTACCAACTTCGGCGCATTCGTGGATATCGGCGTACATCAGGATGGACTTGTGCATATCTCGCAGCTTGCCGACAAGTTCGTCAGCGACCCGGCTCAAGTAGTTCATCTTCATCAGCACGTTCGTGTCCGTGTTACGCAGATTGACTATCGCCGCAACCGTATCGGCTTGAGTATGAAACAGGTAAAACAATAA
- a CDS encoding STM3941 family protein produces the protein MTWKKLKFYLISAIFVVIGMWLYKASLSETDFPPILLKLVGLSSIVFFGGGALFYTYKSLRLKRKGQRQLEFTDEGIVIMGGQPIPWKNITGFKWQSYGDMILIFTKNPLQEINEEKNFLKRFTMRLSYKTTGALYAFSTSIMEGDKNQILEICERVLKKHTS, from the coding sequence ATGACTTGGAAAAAATTAAAATTCTATCTTATATCTGCAATATTCGTCGTTATCGGCATGTGGTTGTACAAAGCAAGTCTATCGGAAACAGATTTTCCTCCTATCTTACTGAAATTAGTAGGACTTTCCTCAATAGTCTTCTTCGGAGGTGGGGCTTTGTTCTACACCTACAAGTCCTTAAGGTTGAAACGAAAAGGCCAAAGGCAATTGGAGTTTACAGACGAAGGCATTGTGATTATGGGAGGCCAGCCCATTCCTTGGAAGAACATTACGGGTTTTAAGTGGCAGTCATACGGCGATATGATTCTCATATTTACAAAAAATCCTCTTCAGGAAATAAATGAAGAAAAGAACTTCCTGAAACGATTCACAATGCGACTCAGCTACAAAACAACAGGTGCACTCTATGCTTTCTCTACTTCAATTATGGAAGGAGACAAGAATCAAATCCTCGAGATATGCGAAAGGGTATTAAAGAAACATACCTCATAA
- a CDS encoding pitrilysin family protein has translation MIKTLLKNTFAKRIQHGGLLIAALLLFCPFTAKAQNVQQDKSFRTGKLENGLTYYIRHNAKEAGIADFYIAQRVGSILEEPRQRGLAHFLEHMAFNGTKHFTGKGSSPNIVPWCESIGVKFGSNLNAYTSVEQTVYNISSVPVKRESIIDSTLLILHDWSHFLLLTDEEIDKERGVIHEEWRTRRAGMAVQRMMERVLPTVYKGTKYEDCLPIGSMDIVDNFPYKDLRDYYQKWYRPDLQAIIIVGDIDVDRIEAKIKQTFSDIPKPINPAERIYYPVNDNDKMIVAIDKDSEQPIMLANLYMKHDATPDNEKNTVMYQRDNYVSRLIVYMLNSHLNDIKKQANPPFHSASISSGKFLVSRTKEAFSVSFGCLQENVKKSFDAAIAETERARRYGFTIGELERAKAQQLKTAERRFAERNDRRNSYFVRAALNHFIENEPMTTAEYDLELIRKFSAEITLEEVNAATKELISNKNQVLTVYAPDKTDFPIADEATFEKYVLDAQAKNYAPYKEETIAKELIAKLPKKGKIKSESDWDKFGVKKIVLSNGVEVYVKTTDFAKDQITMRFYGEGGQSLYPDADAINFQLLSTAINEAGVGEFTNTQLEKMLSARIVRIAPSIGQETQSINGSSSVKDLKTLMELTYLYFTSPRKDAEKFTGSVNTMRSFLTNREANPQVSYNDSVMAIVYGNHPRLQPLKAERLNQVSYERIFQIYKERFSDASGFKMVLVGNINLEELRPLLCQYVASLPAKGKIETFRNTYPQVRNVNETHIFKKKMNTPSTLVNIFYTFDEPYTAQNDLALDVFKRVLSIAYTDSVREEKGGTYGVGVQTSFDKNSSPTSLVKINFRTDPAKYEMLIPIIYRQIEHIAENGPLESSMDKVKKYLLKAYRQSIVNNGYWESIIYNRLRTGIDLHTDYEGLVNRLTSADVQQIAKDLLQSNRRIEITMMSE, from the coding sequence ATGATAAAAACATTATTAAAGAATACTTTCGCCAAGAGAATACAACACGGAGGGCTATTGATTGCGGCACTTCTTCTATTCTGTCCTTTTACGGCAAAGGCACAAAACGTCCAGCAAGATAAATCCTTCAGGACAGGAAAGCTCGAGAACGGACTTACTTATTACATTCGCCACAACGCAAAGGAAGCAGGAATTGCCGATTTCTACATAGCGCAGCGCGTGGGTTCAATTTTGGAAGAACCCCGTCAGCGTGGGCTTGCCCACTTCCTCGAACACATGGCATTCAACGGAACAAAGCATTTCACGGGCAAAGGCTCGTCGCCCAACATCGTTCCGTGGTGCGAATCCATCGGTGTGAAGTTTGGTTCAAACCTCAATGCCTACACCAGTGTAGAACAGACGGTCTACAACATTTCATCCGTGCCTGTAAAACGTGAGTCAATCATCGACTCAACACTCCTCATTCTTCACGACTGGAGCCATTTTCTCTTGCTTACCGATGAGGAAATAGACAAGGAGCGTGGCGTGATTCACGAAGAATGGCGCACCCGGCGTGCCGGAATGGCCGTTCAGCGAATGATGGAACGTGTGTTGCCTACCGTATATAAAGGTACAAAATACGAGGATTGTCTGCCAATCGGGTCGATGGATATTGTGGACAACTTTCCCTATAAAGACCTTCGAGACTATTATCAGAAGTGGTATCGCCCGGATTTGCAGGCTATTATCATCGTCGGTGATATTGATGTAGACCGGATTGAAGCGAAAATCAAACAGACATTTTCCGATATTCCGAAACCGATAAACCCAGCCGAACGCATTTACTATCCCGTAAATGACAACGACAAGATGATTGTTGCCATTGATAAAGACAGCGAACAGCCCATTATGCTCGCAAACCTCTATATGAAGCACGATGCAACGCCCGATAATGAAAAAAATACGGTAATGTATCAGCGCGACAACTATGTGAGCCGACTCATCGTTTATATGCTCAACAGCCATTTGAATGATATCAAGAAACAGGCAAATCCACCATTCCACAGCGCATCCATAAGTTCGGGTAAATTCCTTGTATCACGTACAAAGGAGGCTTTCTCCGTATCATTCGGATGTCTGCAGGAGAATGTGAAGAAGTCGTTCGATGCAGCCATTGCAGAAACGGAGCGTGCGCGTCGTTACGGATTCACAATCGGCGAATTGGAGCGTGCAAAGGCACAGCAACTGAAAACCGCCGAACGCAGATTTGCCGAACGAAACGACCGCCGCAACAGCTATTTCGTGCGTGCAGCACTCAATCATTTCATCGAAAACGAACCGATGACAACGGCAGAATACGATTTGGAACTCATCAGGAAGTTCTCTGCTGAAATCACTTTGGAGGAGGTAAATGCTGCCACGAAGGAACTGATTTCCAATAAGAATCAGGTGCTTACCGTCTATGCACCTGACAAAACCGACTTCCCCATAGCCGACGAAGCCACATTCGAGAAATATGTGCTCGATGCTCAGGCTAAAAACTATGCGCCCTACAAGGAAGAAACCATAGCAAAGGAACTGATAGCGAAACTTCCCAAGAAAGGAAAAATCAAGAGCGAAAGCGACTGGGATAAGTTTGGCGTAAAGAAAATAGTGCTCAGCAACGGCGTAGAAGTGTATGTAAAGACTACTGATTTTGCCAAAGACCAAATCACTATGCGTTTCTATGGCGAAGGTGGTCAGTCGCTTTATCCAGATGCCGACGCAATCAACTTCCAGTTGCTCTCAACAGCCATCAACGAAGCAGGCGTTGGCGAGTTTACCAATACGCAACTCGAGAAGATGCTCTCGGCGAGAATTGTCCGTATAGCACCAAGCATCGGTCAGGAAACACAGTCGATAAACGGTTCTTCATCTGTGAAAGACCTGAAGACGTTGATGGAACTCACGTATCTCTACTTCACTTCTCCCCGCAAGGATGCAGAGAAATTTACAGGCAGCGTGAACACGATGCGCTCTTTCCTTACCAATCGTGAGGCCAATCCACAGGTTTCCTACAACGATTCCGTTATGGCCATCGTCTACGGCAACCATCCTCGTCTCCAACCATTGAAAGCCGAGCGTCTGAATCAGGTTTCATACGAACGCATTTTCCAAATTTACAAGGAACGTTTCAGCGATGCCTCGGGCTTCAAGATGGTGCTCGTAGGCAACATCAACCTCGAAGAGCTTCGGCCGTTGCTCTGCCAGTATGTTGCTTCGCTCCCTGCAAAGGGCAAGATAGAAACATTCAGGAACACTTATCCACAAGTACGCAACGTGAACGAGACGCATATTTTCAAGAAGAAAATGAACACTCCTTCCACGCTTGTAAATATTTTCTACACCTTCGACGAGCCATATACTGCCCAAAACGACCTTGCGCTCGACGTGTTCAAGCGTGTGCTTTCAATCGCCTATACCGATTCCGTGCGCGAGGAAAAGGGCGGCACCTATGGTGTTGGCGTGCAGACATCGTTCGACAAGAACAGTTCGCCCACCTCGCTCGTGAAAATCAATTTCAGAACTGATCCTGCAAAATATGAAATGCTGATACCTATTATATATAGGCAGATTGAGCATATTGCAGAGAACGGTCCGTTGGAGTCGAGTATGGATAAGGTAAAGAAGTATTTGCTGAAAGCCTATCGGCAAAGTATCGTGAACAATGGCTATTGGGAGAGCATTATCTATAATCGGCTGCGCACCGGTATCGACCTCCACACCGATTATGAAGGCCTCGTGAACCGTCTTACCTCAGCCGATGTTCAGCAAATAGCAAAGGATTTGCTGCAATCCAACCGGCGAATTGAAATAACGATGATGTCTGAATAA